The nucleotide sequence GCGCAGCTACTCCGGCCGGCGGCTGCCCTCGCCCGAGGAGTTCCTCGACGGGACGGCGCAAGCCCTGACCGCCCTGATGCCGTCGGCCTACGTCCATCGCCAGCTCGCGTCGGGACGGGCGCTCGTCCTCGTCGACGGCGTCGACGAACTCACCGCCGACGAGCGAGGGGCGGTCCGGGCGTGGCTCAAAGACCTGTGCCAGGCCTTTCCCGAAAGCAGGCTCGTCCTCACGTCACGGCCGGCCGCGGCGGCCGAGACGTGGCTGAGCGCGGAAGGGTTCAGTTCCGCCTGGATCGAGCACATGAGCCAGGCCGACGTACGCGCCCTTGTCCGTCACTGGCACAAGGCGGTGCGCGATGCGGGAAGCATGCCGTGTGCCGAGGAGGATCTTCCCCGCTACGAGGGTGTCCTGCTCAGCCGCCTGGACGGCAACGCCCACCTGAGGGCCCTCGCGACGACGCCGCTGTTGTGCGCCATGTTGTGCGCCCTGAACCTGGACCGTGCCTCGTTCCTCCCGCGCAACCGGCTCGAGCTCTACGTCACCGCGTTGTCCATGCTGCTGGAGCGGCGCGATGCCGAGCGGCGCGTCCCCGCTTCGCTGAAAATCGGTCACCAGGAAAGCCGCCAGCTGCTCCGGCACCTGGCCTGGCGCCTGTCGGTGAACGGCCGGTCCGAGTTGAGCAGGGAGGAGGCCCTCAGGCGCCTCGCCGAACGCCTCGCGACCGTGCCGAGGGTCGGCCACGACGCCGATCGCGTGCTCGAGCACCTCCTGCAGCGGAGCGGGATCGTCCGTGAGCCGACACCGGGCCGGATCGACTTCGTGCACCGCACGTTCCAGGAGTTCCTGACCGCGGAGGAGGCCGCGGACCAGGGGGATGTCGGCCTGCTGGTGCAAAACGCGCACCTGGACCAGTGGCGGGACATCGTCGTGATGGCCGCGGGCCTGGCCAACGCGCCGCTGCGCGAACAACTGTTCACGGGCCTGTTCGACCGGGCCGACGCGGAACCGAGAACCCGGCGGAAGCTCCGGCTCCTCGCCGCGGCGGCGACGGAGTCCGCGCCGGCCCTGACGGTCGAGCTTGCCGAGCGCATGGAAAGTGCACTGGCCGCGCTGATCCCGCCTCGGGGGAAGGCCGAGGCCCGGTCCCTGGCCGCCGGCGGTGAAGTGCTGCTGCCCCGGCTCCTCGACACGCCCGCGGATCTATCGGAGGCCGCGGCCGCGGCCACCGTGCGGACCGCAGCGTTGATCAACGGCCCGGAAGCGTGGCCGGTGCTCGAGAAGTTCAGCGGCGACCCGAGGCCGGGTGTGCAAAGGGAGCTGATCGCGGCCTGGCGCTACTTCGATCCCGACGAGTACGCCGCACGCGTCCTCGCCGACGCGCCGTTGCTGGACGGGCACCTGCGGATCGAAGACCAGGCGCTCCTGCCTGCAGTACCCAAACTTCGCCGCCTGAGCGACCTGAACATCGCTCTCAGCGACATCGCGGACCTCGAAGTGCTCACGCGGTTGCCGTGCTTGCGTGATGCTCATCTGAGTGGTGGCTTCGAAGATCTTACTCCGCTGACGCGGTGCACCGACCTGGAATCGTTGTTTCTGGTGTCTCGTGGTGCGATCGATCCTCATCCGCTCCTTGGTGTCCCGAGCCTGAGACACCTGTACTTCTTGCCCGGGGTAGGGTCGCAAACAGACCTCGGGGTTTTTCAGCCCATGAAGAGTTTGGTCTCATTGGCCATCAGTCGGCTCAACGAGGTGAACGACTTCTCCGCGCTCGGCGACCTGAGGGCACTGACCTCGTTGAATCTTTACCACTATCCTGACGGGGCAGACTTTGGCTTCCTTCGCAATTTGGCCGCTCTTCGATCGCTGGATATCGGGAGAACTCCCGAGGGGGTGGGGCTGGGCATCCAGGGCGGTTTGCGTCAACTGGCCAAGGTTGCCCCCGCGCTCGATTGGGTGGGATTTCTGGATGTTCGCCCACTCGGCGAACTCGGCGAACTCTCGCGCTTTCCCGCCTTGGAGAGGCTGTCCATCCGCCGCTGCCAAGTCGAAGACCTCACTCCGCTTTCCACCGTGAGAGGACTTCGAACTCTCGAGTTATTGGCGCCGGTCAACCCGAGCTGGTGGGCGCAGATCGCCCGGATGAACCAGCTCGCCACCTTGGAGATCATTTCTTCTCCTGGTGGCCGAGGGGATATCGACCTCTCCGGACTGGGCGATGCCCGGCTGACCGTTCGGGCCTATCCCGACCGGCGCCGAATCGTCAACGCAGGCCCGGGAATCGAGGTGCGGCGGGGTTGAAGCGCGGCCGCGCCTCCGTCAGAGGTCGAGCACGAGCCGCGGCGAGCAGGCGCGCGACACACACAGCATCATCACCTCGTTCTCCAGCCGCTCATCCGCGGTCAGCACCGAGTCGCGGTGGTCCGGGGTCCCGCCGAGGACACCCGTCTCGCAGGTGCCGCACGTGCCCTCCCGGCACGACGACAGCACCGTCACCCCGGCTTCCTCGACCACCTCCAGGATCGACCGGTCCGCGGGCACCGGCAGCACCCGCCCCGACCCGGCCAGCTCGACCTCGAAGGCCGCCCGCGGACTTTCGTCCAACCGGGCGGTGAAGCGCTCGACGTGCAGGTCCGCCGGTTCGAGCGCCTCCACCGCGGCCAGCAGCGGTTCCGGGCCGCAGCAGTACACCGCCGTGCCGGGCTGGGCCGCGGCCAGCAGCGTCGGGAGGTCGAGCAGGCCGTGTTCGTCCTGGGGCCGGAACAAAACCCGGTCACCGTGGCGGGTCAGCTCCTCCGTGAACGCCATCGACGCGCGCGTCCGGCCGCCGTACACGAGCTGCCAGTCGCGGCCGGCCGCGGTGACCTGGTCGAGCATCGGCAGGATCGGCGTGATGCCGATGCCACCCGCGATGAACAGGTAGCGCTCGGCGTCCACCAGCGTGAAGTGGTTGCGTGGCCCGTCCACCTGAAGAAGGTCCCCGTCGGCCAGCGAGTCGTGCACGTACGCCGAGCCGCCGCGGCCGTCGGCCTCCCGCAGCACCGCCACGACGTACGCCGACCTGTCCGCGGGATCGCCGCACAGCGAGTACTGCCGCGCGCCGCCCGGCAGCACCAGATCGATGTGCGCGCCCGGCTCCCACGGCGGCAGCAAACCCCCTCCAGGCGCGCGGAGCGTCAGCCGGACGACGCCGTCGGCGAGCTTTTCCTTGCGGTCCACCAGGAGTTCGAGGGTCATCAGTGTCCTTCGGGGTGGGCGAGCAGCCAGTCCCACAGCTGCACGGGGTCTTCGAACTCGCGCTCGGCGCCGCAGTGGCAGACCGCGCGCAACCGGTCGGTGCCGAGCACCCAGTGGATCCGGTAGACGCGGTCGCCGCTGAGCATCGGCTGGTTCACGACGTCACCGGCGCAGCCAGCCGCTGCAGCATCCGGCGGGCCGCCAGGCCGCCGGTGTCGATGTTGATCGACAGCTCCTGGTACCCGTCCGGTTCGGTGGCGATCACCCGCTCGAGGACGTCGAGGGCTTCGACGTCCTGCAGCACCACCGTGCGGTTGTTCTCCGCCAGGAACGCCGACACGCCTTCGTCGTCGAGCGCGAAATCCCTTGCCACGGCCCAGAAGTCGTGCGTGGAGTGCTCGGTCTCGGGCGTGATCGCGTAGACGACCTCGACGTGGAAGCCGTCCGGGTCGCTGCCGTCCGGGTTCGGCACGGACCCGACCGGCGCGATGCGGCTGTGCAGCTTGTACAGGCACGGCGGGGTGTACTCGATGTCCTGCCAGCGCGAGATGCGGCCCTCCAGGCCGGTCGACTTGGCGTAGAAGGGCGGGCACGCCGCGTCGGCCATGTGCCGCGAGACGTAGACGATGCCGGCTTCCTCGTCGACCTCGGTCGTGATCGGCGTTTCGGCGACCTCCGGGGTGCCGATGTAGCCGCCGTGCAGGTAGGTCTCGTGGGACAGGTCCAGCAGGTTGTCCACCAGCAGCGAGAACCGCGCCTTCAGCGGCTCCAGCCCGCAGACCGTGGTGTAGTCCGGCGAGGCGAGCCAGGGCGCGTGGGGGATCGCGGCCGCGTCGGCCTTCGCCGGGTCGCCGATGAACACCCAGACGAAGGAGTCCTGCTCCACCACGGGGTAGTGCGTCAGCCGCGCGGTCCGCGGCACCCGGGTCTGCCCGGGCACGGCCACGCACTTGCCGTCCACGCCGTAGGTGAACCCGTGGTAGCCGCACACGACCTGGTCGTCGACGAGCCGGGAAGGCGCCTGCGACAACGGGAACCGCCGGTGCACGCACCGGTCGGCCATCGCGGTGACGCTCCCGTCGCGGGTCCGCCAGAACAGGATCGGCTCGCCGCAGATCGTCCGGCCGAACAGCTCGGCGCCGATCTCGGAGCCGTAGGCGGCGACGTACCACTGGTCGCGGGGGATGGCGCTCATCGGGGTCGTCCTTTCGTGGTGGGCCGGGTCACAGCCTGAGGGAACGGCCCGGGCACCACGAAGGGCTATTTCATAAGATGGAAAGTGCGCGCGAGATGGCCCGTGCGCTGGTCATCACCAGCGGGGCCAGCGCGTGCGGTGACACGCTCCCGTACCGCACGACCAGCGACACCGCGGCCACCACCCGGCCCCGCGCGTCGTGGATCGGCGCGCCGACCGACACCGCGTCCAGGGTCACCTGGCGCTCGCTGATGGAGAACCCGTGCGTGCGGACGTCGGCCAGCAGGTGCCGCACCCGGTCCGGGTCGGTCACGGTCTCGCTGGTGTACCGGTCGATCGGGCGGCCGAGGACGTCCTCCTGCACCTCGGCGGGGGCGTGGGCGAGCAGGACGAGCCCGACGCCGGTCGCGGTCAGCGCGAACCGGCCGCCGACGCGGGTCAGCACCGGCACCGCCCCGGTCCCGGCGATCCGCTCGATGTACACCACTTCGGTGCCTTCGCGGACGGCCAGCTGGACGTTCTCGCGCGTGATCTGCGAGAGGTCCTCCAGGAACGGCAGGGCGAGTTCCCGCAGGCCCAGACCCCGCGGGGCGAGCGAGCCGAGCTCCCACAGCCGCAGCCCGACCCGGTAGACGCCGGTCTCGTCGCGCTCCAGCGCACCCCACTCGCAGAACTCCCGCAGCAGCCGGTGCGCGGTCGTGGCCGGCAATCCGGTCCGGCGTGCGACCTCGCTCAGCCGCAGCGCCGGCCGATCCGGGGAAAACGCCTCGAGCACCTTCAGCGCGCGTCCCAGTACCGGCCCGGTGGCACCGGGAACGCGACCTCGGTGCGGCACGGCGACCTCCGGCGGGCGGGTTCGGAAGTTCACTATGCCTCGCGCGGCGCCGGTGCGCGGCCGACGGTCCGGTCTGGCGCACGATGTCGCTCAGCCGCCCCGCCGGCTGGTCGGGGGGAACGCCTCAGGACTCGCCGCGCGCCCTGGTACCGGCCCGGTGGCGCCGGGTGCGATCTCGCTGAGTCGCAGGTCCCGCCGGTCCGTCGAGAGGGGCCACGGCGACCTCCGGCGGGGTGCGGCTCAGAGGTCCACTATGCCCCGCGCCGCCCGGCGCGCGGCGGTGGCGTCGCGGCGTTCCTCGAACCGCGAAGCCTGGGTGTCGAGTCCCTTGACGAACGTGGCGAGTTCCTCCCGCGCGGCTTCGCCGACCGCGCCGAGGCCGGTCAGGTCGAAGACCTTCCAGTACCGCAGCAGCGGCTGGACGACGTCGTCGTGGTGGATGCGCAGGTCGTAGATGCCGGCCTTGGCCATCAGCGCCGCCTTGCGCTGGAAGCTCGGGATCACCGCGCCCGGCATCGCGAAGTTCAGCACCTCGTCGGTGATCGCGCGCATCATCGCGTCGGGCGAGATCTCCAGCGCCGCCTTGACGAGGTTGCGGTAGAAGACCATGTGGAGGTTCTCGTCCGTGGACACCCGGGCCAGCAGCCGCTCAGCTAGGGGGTCCTCGGTGTAGCGGCCGGTGTTGCGGTGCGAGAGCCGGGTCGCCAGCTCCTGGAACGAGACGTACGCGCAGACGTTGAGCAGCGGCTTGTCGCCGGTGTCGTAGCCCGCCTGCATGGTCTCCATCCGCATCCGCTCGAGCTCGACGGGGTCGACGGCGCGGGTGACCAGCAGGTAGTCGCGGATGCAGATGCCGTGGCGGCCTTCTTCGGCCGTCCACCGGTGCACCCAGGTGCCCCACGCGCCGTCGCGGCCGAAGGCGCGCTCGATCTCGCGGTGGTAGCTGGGCAGGTTGTCCTCGGTGAGCAGGTTGACCTCGAGGGCGGTCCGGGCGATCGGGGTCACCCGGGACTGCTCCGGGTCCCACGCCTCCCCGCCCAGCTCGGCGAAGTCGCGCCCCTGGCTCCAAGGGACGTACTCGTGCGGCATCCACTCCTGGGCGGCGGCGAGGTGCCGGTTCAGGTTCTCTTCGACCGTGCCTTCCAGCTCGTGCAGCAGGCGGGTGGTTTCGGGGACCGGCATAGGGAACGTCCTTCCGTACCTACGCAACCGTAACTTACGGTGCCGTAGGATACGACAACGGACGCGGGCGCCGCGCGGTTCCCGGGGCTCAGCGGGTGGGGGATACGAGGTCGAAGACGTAGTCCTTGAGGAGGGGCCCGAAGAAACCGGTCGCGGTGATTCGCACCACAGCGCGTCCGGGAACCCCCGCGGCCTGGCCGAGGATTTCGCACTTCGCGGCGGGATCGGCCGGCACGACCTTCGTGATTTTCGGTGACGTCCCGGCCGCCACCGGGATGGTGGACGCCGGCGCGCCGGCGTCGAAGCCGCCGATCGTCCGGCCGCCGAGCACGATGGCGATCGAGAGCGGCCCCTCGGTCGGGACGGGCAGGCCGTTGAACCCCTGCCAATAGCGCACGCAGGTGTCGCGCCAGGCCCCCGCGTCGGCTTCGTGAGCGGCGAGCTTGGCCCGCACCTCGGCGAAGCGGCGGGCGTCGACGTGCGGTTCGAGCGAGTCCCAGACCCGGCGCATCCACGACACGTAGTGGACGCCCGTCTGGTAGCGGTACACGAGTTCGTCCCAGAAGATCCGGCCGTTGCGCATCCGGTGGTCCCACGGCACGTGGTGGAACCACATCAGCAGGTTTTCGGGGACGGTGGCGATGTCGGCGTACCGGGCCGCGAGCACCGGGAAGTACTGCGCGGTGAAGCCGCTGCCGGTGGGGGACCGGTCGTAGCCGAGCCCGGCGCGGTCGGCCCGGTTGTAGTACACCGGGCTCCAGTCGTCCCGCGCCAGCCGTTCGGCGGGGTTGGGGCCGTAGTGGTCGCTGGACCGGAACTGGTGCGCGACGCCGAGCGGGGTCTGGTAGCTCACCAGCGCCTCCCGGGAGCCCAGCATCATCGCCACGATGGTCCGGACGGCGAAGTCGCGATTGCTCCACGTCAGCCGGACCCAGTCCTCGGCGATGCCGCGGGCGTCCAGGGTCCAGTCCCACGCCAGCCTGCCGAAGGCGTACAGGTTCGCCTGCGCGAAGTGGTGCCCGGTCAGGTTGTCCGCGTTGCCGAAGTTGGCCACGCCGACGATGGCGCTGTCCGGGTGGCCCTGGGCCGTGCCGTCCACCACGTGGCCCACCAGGCGCTTCTTCAGCAGCCGGCCGTGCTCGTCGGTGGCGAACGTGTCGGACTTCAGGACCTCTTCCCACAGCGGGCCGAGGTAGCACAGCATCGTGTTCTGCCCGGTGTACTCCTGGGTGACCTGCAGTTCCAGGGCCTGGTTGGTGTGTTCCATCCGGCCGAAGAGCGGGTTGGCCGGCTCCCGGGCCTGGTAGTCGAGCGGGCCGTTCTTGGTCTGCAGGAACACGTTCCGGGCGAACCGGCCCTTTGTCCCGTCGGGCTGGGGCTCCTCGTCGATGGGGCCGAACTCCAGGTAGGCCCGCTTCAGCCGGTCCGCGTCCACGTCGGCGTTGTAGACGAAGGTCCGCCAGAAGATCCGCATCCCGAGCGGTGCCACCGCGGCCGCCATCCCGTTGGCGCCGTCACCGTGGTCGTAGCCCAGGTCCTGGGGACCCGGCTGGCCCTCGGAGTTCGCCTTCACGGTGAACCCCAGGAAGTCGGGGATCGCGGCCTGCAGCTGCCGGGCCCGGCGGGTCCACCAGCCCTGGAACTGCGCGCTGTAGGGATCCAGTTGTTCCCGCGTGAGGGTGTCGGGCGCGAACCGGGCGTCGGTCGGGGCCGCGTAGTTGATGGAGACGGCCAGCTTGATCCCGTACGGGCGCAGCGCGTCCGCCAGCGCGGCTTCCTGCTCGATGGCGGCCGGGGTGAGGTAGAAGCTGTTGGCGTTGACGTTGTTGATCGTGAGGCCGTTGATGCCGACGGAAGCCATCGCCCGCGCCGCCACCAGGTACCGGTCGAGGATCACCGGCAAGTTCAGCCCGGCGGACGCGCCGGTCGCGGTGAAGTCGAAGATCGCCCCGGTTTCGCCGTTCAGCCCGCCGGTTCCGGCCGCGTTGTTCCCGGCGTAGAGGCGCTCGGTCTCCCAGTGGTTCAGGTACCGGTGGTTGATCCGGGGGACCGACGAAATGTCCAGGCCGGTGACGGGTTGCTGAGCCTGGAGACGGCGGAGGAAGGCGAAGGTCCCGTACAGCGCTGCGAGATCGGTGTTGCCGGCGATGACGACGGCCCGGTGCCCGCCCCGGGCCACCGAGCGGATGAGGTAGCCGTCGGTACCGAGTGGCGCCAGGTCGCGCGCGGGAACGAGCCGGCGCACCAGGGGCGAGCTGTCCGGGGTGCCCACGACCACCGCGCGGTCGGGGAACCCGCCCGGCACCGGTACCGGCCGCCCCAGCAGCCCGCCGAGGCCCCGGACGAGCTCGTCCCGTGCCGCTTCCAAGGTGCTCCGCACCAAGTGCTCGGTGGAGCCGGGGGCCATGCTCAGGTTCGCCGT is from Amycolatopsis mediterranei and encodes:
- a CDS encoding NACHT domain-containing protein, encoding MLKVGTAVVNSAVKSWLTSRKSELERQSSLAELVQVRMGGGFSRRRFDREIEALVDVVSERLLLVCRQEVPDLDDGERSAALAEVAAAFERANLADADLFEVDVDAAKLAARLRATLPAAAERAGLGEAGTWFHRRVLEECCGYYVRLVVHLTPFAARAGAELLGRVSGLAEQLERVLNRLPAPSLMAPGGTASDTAFRSRYLRQISETLDDLELFGVDTRSYRPRTTLSVAYVSLTVRGAGADLRGPAHEMLSWRADAGRGQDGSVRAEQALATSARILIRGEAGSGKSTLLRWLAVNAARGTFRDELAGLNGYVPFLIKLRSYSGRRLPSPEEFLDGTAQALTALMPSAYVHRQLASGRALVLVDGVDELTADERGAVRAWLKDLCQAFPESRLVLTSRPAAAAETWLSAEGFSSAWIEHMSQADVRALVRHWHKAVRDAGSMPCAEEDLPRYEGVLLSRLDGNAHLRALATTPLLCAMLCALNLDRASFLPRNRLELYVTALSMLLERRDAERRVPASLKIGHQESRQLLRHLAWRLSVNGRSELSREEALRRLAERLATVPRVGHDADRVLEHLLQRSGIVREPTPGRIDFVHRTFQEFLTAEEAADQGDVGLLVQNAHLDQWRDIVVMAAGLANAPLREQLFTGLFDRADAEPRTRRKLRLLAAAATESAPALTVELAERMESALAALIPPRGKAEARSLAAGGEVLLPRLLDTPADLSEAAAAATVRTAALINGPEAWPVLEKFSGDPRPGVQRELIAAWRYFDPDEYAARVLADAPLLDGHLRIEDQALLPAVPKLRRLSDLNIALSDIADLEVLTRLPCLRDAHLSGGFEDLTPLTRCTDLESLFLVSRGAIDPHPLLGVPSLRHLYFLPGVGSQTDLGVFQPMKSLVSLAISRLNEVNDFSALGDLRALTSLNLYHYPDGADFGFLRNLAALRSLDIGRTPEGVGLGIQGGLRQLAKVAPALDWVGFLDVRPLGELGELSRFPALERLSIRRCQVEDLTPLSTVRGLRTLELLAPVNPSWWAQIARMNQLATLEIISSPGGRGDIDLSGLGDARLTVRAYPDRRRIVNAGPGIEVRRG
- a CDS encoding PDR/VanB family oxidoreductase, which translates into the protein MTLELLVDRKEKLADGVVRLTLRAPGGGLLPPWEPGAHIDLVLPGGARQYSLCGDPADRSAYVVAVLREADGRGGSAYVHDSLADGDLLQVDGPRNHFTLVDAERYLFIAGGIGITPILPMLDQVTAAGRDWQLVYGGRTRASMAFTEELTRHGDRVLFRPQDEHGLLDLPTLLAAAQPGTAVYCCGPEPLLAAVEALEPADLHVERFTARLDESPRAAFEVELAGSGRVLPVPADRSILEVVEEAGVTVLSSCREGTCGTCETGVLGGTPDHRDSVLTADERLENEVMMLCVSRACSPRLVLDL
- a CDS encoding aromatic ring-hydroxylating dioxygenase subunit alpha, coding for MSAIPRDQWYVAAYGSEIGAELFGRTICGEPILFWRTRDGSVTAMADRCVHRRFPLSQAPSRLVDDQVVCGYHGFTYGVDGKCVAVPGQTRVPRTARLTHYPVVEQDSFVWVFIGDPAKADAAAIPHAPWLASPDYTTVCGLEPLKARFSLLVDNLLDLSHETYLHGGYIGTPEVAETPITTEVDEEAGIVYVSRHMADAACPPFYAKSTGLEGRISRWQDIEYTPPCLYKLHSRIAPVGSVPNPDGSDPDGFHVEVVYAITPETEHSTHDFWAVARDFALDDEGVSAFLAENNRTVVLQDVEALDVLERVIATEPDGYQELSINIDTGGLAARRMLQRLAAPVTS
- a CDS encoding IclR family transcriptional regulator; translation: MPHRGRVPGATGPVLGRALKVLEAFSPDRPALRLSEVARRTGLPATTAHRLLREFCEWGALERDETGVYRVGLRLWELGSLAPRGLGLRELALPFLEDLSQITRENVQLAVREGTEVVYIERIAGTGAVPVLTRVGGRFALTATGVGLVLLAHAPAEVQEDVLGRPIDRYTSETVTDPDRVRHLLADVRTHGFSISERQVTLDAVSVGAPIHDARGRVVAAVSLVVRYGSVSPHALAPLVMTSARAISRALSIL
- a CDS encoding acyl-ACP desaturase, which encodes MPVPETTRLLHELEGTVEENLNRHLAAAQEWMPHEYVPWSQGRDFAELGGEAWDPEQSRVTPIARTALEVNLLTEDNLPSYHREIERAFGRDGAWGTWVHRWTAEEGRHGICIRDYLLVTRAVDPVELERMRMETMQAGYDTGDKPLLNVCAYVSFQELATRLSHRNTGRYTEDPLAERLLARVSTDENLHMVFYRNLVKAALEISPDAMMRAITDEVLNFAMPGAVIPSFQRKAALMAKAGIYDLRIHHDDVVQPLLRYWKVFDLTGLGAVGEAAREELATFVKGLDTQASRFEERRDATAARRAARGIVDL
- a CDS encoding alpha-glucuronidase family glycosyl hydrolase; this encodes MSLSDENERSRLRRRSFLIGSGAAVATSMFGALPAQASPPSAFPGDYDGSDLWLRYERVADPGLLARYRAALGAIVVENAGRTSVHRHTANLSMAPGSTEHLVRSTLEAARDELVRGLGGLLGRPVPVPGGFPDRAVVVGTPDSSPLVRRLVPARDLAPLGTDGYLIRSVARGGHRAVVIAGNTDLAALYGTFAFLRRLQAQQPVTGLDISSVPRINHRYLNHWETERLYAGNNAAGTGGLNGETGAIFDFTATGASAGLNLPVILDRYLVAARAMASVGINGLTINNVNANSFYLTPAAIEQEAALADALRPYGIKLAVSINYAAPTDARFAPDTLTREQLDPYSAQFQGWWTRRARQLQAAIPDFLGFTVKANSEGQPGPQDLGYDHGDGANGMAAAVAPLGMRIFWRTFVYNADVDADRLKRAYLEFGPIDEEPQPDGTKGRFARNVFLQTKNGPLDYQAREPANPLFGRMEHTNQALELQVTQEYTGQNTMLCYLGPLWEEVLKSDTFATDEHGRLLKKRLVGHVVDGTAQGHPDSAIVGVANFGNADNLTGHHFAQANLYAFGRLAWDWTLDARGIAEDWVRLTWSNRDFAVRTIVAMMLGSREALVSYQTPLGVAHQFRSSDHYGPNPAERLARDDWSPVYYNRADRAGLGYDRSPTGSGFTAQYFPVLAARYADIATVPENLLMWFHHVPWDHRMRNGRIFWDELVYRYQTGVHYVSWMRRVWDSLEPHVDARRFAEVRAKLAAHEADAGAWRDTCVRYWQGFNGLPVPTEGPLSIAIVLGGRTIGGFDAGAPASTIPVAAGTSPKITKVVPADPAAKCEILGQAAGVPGRAVVRITATGFFGPLLKDYVFDLVSPTR